Proteins encoded together in one Laspinema palackyanum D2c window:
- the moeB gene encoding molybdopterin-synthase adenylyltransferase MoeB gives MLNPNLDEIQLNSDDYERYSRHLILPEIGVEGQKRLKAASVLCIGTGGLGAPLLLYLAAAGVGRIGIVDFDVVDTSNLQRQVIHGTSWVNKPKIESAKNRILEINPFCQVDLYNTRLSAENALDILKPYDIVVDGTDNFPTRYLVNDACVLLDKPNVYGSIYRFEGQATVFNYQGGPNYRDLYPEPPPPGMVPSCAEGGVLGILPGIIGVIQATETVKIITGAGTTLSGRLLLYNALDMKFRELKLRPNPVRPVIEELIDYEQFCGIPQAKAAEAQQQMEISEMTATELKQLMDSGANDFVLIDVRNPNEYEIAQIPGSVLVPLPDIEQGKGVEKVKELVNGHRLIAHCKMGGRSAKALGILKEAGIEGTNLKGGITAWSQEVDPSVPQY, from the coding sequence ATGTTAAATCCCAATCTGGACGAAATCCAGTTAAACTCAGACGATTACGAACGGTATTCCCGTCATTTAATCTTACCCGAAATTGGCGTAGAAGGACAAAAGCGCCTAAAAGCCGCCAGCGTCCTTTGTATCGGCACCGGAGGTCTCGGTGCACCCTTGTTGCTCTATTTAGCTGCTGCCGGGGTCGGACGCATTGGCATCGTCGATTTCGATGTCGTCGATACCTCCAACCTGCAACGGCAAGTCATCCACGGCACCTCCTGGGTCAACAAACCCAAAATTGAATCGGCGAAAAACCGGATTTTGGAAATTAATCCCTTCTGCCAAGTTGACCTCTACAACACCCGGTTAAGTGCAGAAAATGCCCTAGATATCCTCAAACCTTACGATATCGTGGTAGATGGCACCGATAACTTCCCCACGCGGTACTTAGTCAACGATGCCTGCGTTTTGTTGGATAAACCGAACGTCTACGGTTCCATCTACCGCTTTGAAGGTCAAGCGACGGTGTTTAATTATCAAGGCGGTCCCAACTACCGCGACTTATACCCCGAACCGCCACCGCCAGGAATGGTTCCCTCCTGTGCTGAAGGTGGGGTGTTAGGTATTTTACCCGGAATTATTGGGGTAATCCAAGCGACAGAAACCGTGAAAATTATTACGGGTGCCGGAACTACCCTGAGCGGTCGGCTGTTGCTTTATAATGCTTTGGATATGAAATTCCGAGAGTTGAAATTGCGGCCTAATCCAGTTCGGCCCGTGATTGAAGAACTGATTGATTATGAACAGTTTTGCGGAATTCCTCAAGCAAAAGCAGCGGAGGCTCAACAACAAATGGAAATTTCAGAAATGACAGCCACTGAACTCAAGCAATTGATGGACAGTGGTGCCAATGATTTTGTGCTGATTGATGTTCGTAACCCGAACGAGTATGAAATTGCTCAAATTCCCGGTTCAGTTCTGGTCCCTCTGCCGGATATTGAACAAGGGAAGGGAGTGGAGAAGGTGAAAGAATTGGTAAATGGTCATCGTTTGATTGCTCATTGCAAAATGGGCGGGCGATCGGCTAAAGCTTTGGGGATTTTGAAGGAAGCAGGGATTGAAGGAACGAATCTCAAAGGTGGAATTACTGCCTGGAGTCAAGAGGTTGATCCGTCGGTGCCGCAGTATTAA